A single Clostridium sp. AN503 DNA region contains:
- a CDS encoding bile acid:sodium symporter family protein → MKFLEKLSDLVGKYMAAIVLVIAALALFAPGSVSFIKTSYVNTLLGIVMFGMGLTLRANDFKIVFSRPKDVIVGCLAQFTIMPLLAFLLTKLFRLPAELAVGVILVGTCPGGTSSNVMTYLAKGDVALSVGMTGVSTILAPFLTPLLTYIFAGQTVDVNMMSMFLSIVKVVIIPIVLGCLINRFFSEITQKVVKVLPLVSVTAIVAIVAAVVSANSAKIMTSGLLIVLVVILHNCCGYGLGFFVGKALKLDMAKCKAVAIEVGMQNSGLATSLAATHFAQYPLATIPGAVFSVWHNISGAIFANFMAEKN, encoded by the coding sequence ATGAAGTTCTTAGAAAAACTCAGTGATTTAGTAGGAAAGTACATGGCCGCCATCGTTCTGGTGATCGCCGCACTTGCCCTGTTTGCTCCGGGCAGCGTCAGCTTTATCAAGACCAGCTATGTCAACACTCTGCTGGGCATCGTTATGTTCGGCATGGGCCTGACCCTGCGGGCCAATGATTTTAAGATCGTATTCAGCAGGCCGAAGGACGTGATCGTCGGCTGCCTGGCCCAGTTCACCATCATGCCGCTTTTGGCGTTTCTGCTGACCAAACTGTTCCGCCTCCCGGCGGAGCTGGCTGTGGGCGTTATCCTGGTAGGAACCTGCCCCGGCGGGACCTCCTCCAACGTCATGACGTACCTGGCAAAAGGCGACGTGGCACTGTCGGTGGGAATGACCGGAGTATCCACGATCCTGGCGCCGTTCCTCACGCCGCTTTTGACCTACATATTTGCGGGACAGACTGTGGATGTCAATATGATGAGCATGTTTTTATCCATCGTAAAGGTGGTCATCATCCCGATCGTCCTGGGCTGCCTGATCAACCGCTTCTTCTCTGAGATCACCCAGAAGGTTGTCAAAGTCCTGCCGTTAGTTTCCGTTACCGCCATTGTAGCCATCGTCGCGGCCGTGGTTTCCGCCAACTCCGCCAAGATCATGACCAGCGGCCTTCTGATCGTTCTGGTTGTGATCCTGCACAACTGCTGTGGTTACGGCCTGGGCTTCTTCGTCGGCAAGGCCCTCAAGCTGGATATGGCAAAATGCAAGGCCGTGGCAATCGAGGTCGGCATGCAGAACTCCGGCCTTGCCACCTCCCTGGCAGCCACCCATTTCGCCCAATATCCGCTGGCTACGATTCCGGGCGCAGTGTTCAGCGTATGGCATAATATCTCGGGAGCT